From Debaryomyces hansenii CBS767 chromosome C complete sequence, a single genomic window includes:
- a CDS encoding DEHA2C15708p (highly similar to CA5128|IPF5118 Candida albicans), producing the protein MFGAVCSGRPIQLANQVEPTKYVITVSNASNISHIAIFLLPQTEFTDTNFTALVYFQLPNTQEFKLLGGLNPAKPSAIYKLSNGSKTSESSTQLDDVEMSVDADGNAGGDATINIGISIEPTPQAEALLIQERQKQAGTSQSLVPATIANAPSALKNPNDIASLANKIVTHAYNFLGSFIDESGKVPMKAFNNWWDKFKAKLANNPGFLDELQEN; encoded by the coding sequence ATGTTCGGAGCAGTCTGTTCAGGAAGACCAATACAATTGGCAAACCAAGTTGAGCCAACAAAATACGTGATCACAGTGTCAAACgcatcaaatatatccCATATTGCAATATTCCTTCTACCTCAAACAGAGTTCACCGACACCAATTTCACAGCGTTGGTGTATTTTCAATTACCAAACACACAGGAGTTCAAGCTATTAGGCGGATTGAACCCTGCCAAGCCATCGGCTATATATAAACTTAGTAATGGCAGCAAAACGTCCGAATCAAGCACCCAATTGGACGATGTTGAGATGAGCGTCGATGCCGATGGTAATGCCGGTGGTGATGCAACCATAAATATAggtatttcaattgaacCAACCCCCCAGGCCGAGGCACTTTTAATTCAAGAACGTCAGAAACAAGCGGGAACTTCGCAATCGCTCGTTCCTGCTACCATTGCAAATGCACCCTCTGCATTAAAGAACCCTAATGATATTGCATCTTTGGCTAACAAAATTGTCACCCACGCCTACAATTTTTTGGGCAGTTTTATTGACGAGTCGGGCAAGGTCCCCATGAAGGCCTTCAATAACTGGTGGGACAAGTTCAAAGCTAAACTCGCAAACAACCCCGGCTTTTTAGACGAGTTACAGGAGAACTAG
- a CDS encoding DEHA2C15730p (similar to uniprot|P31386 Saccharomyces cerevisiae YAL020C ATS1 Protein and CA5129|CaATS1 Candida albicans) translates to MPEYKVLACGSNGSYQLGISNDEDQDTLQTVIFRHENGSKTNYIDSKPIKISSGGNHTFILTNTGILYSAGDNTYGQCAHPINPESTHTLEFTTVGGNNKWKDVSCGWEFSILMDDSDEIYVCGIGMKGELGLGSNTKRSELMKTSFELPSRIIDLKSSINHTIIKLANGDLYGWGNCRKGQLGKQKAVVVNNKSKTRSIVWEPERLSFGEIDLQAYDLGRDCTVILNRNHQISIYGKGAETYDCGDNVIDLKSMWSSNHYLVEDQNHLQTIKSRGNNSHGQLFPKTRIDFAKYEIGSEHGLVLTKQNTVYAWGWGEHGNCGIHTASVNENNLEEKVTFDYLNCLYDGDDRVILLGAGCATSWLCLQTK, encoded by the coding sequence ATGCCAGAATATAAGGTACTTGCTTGTGGCTCCAATGGTAGCTATCAGTTAGGTATCTCCAACGATGAAGATCAAGATACTCTTCAGACCGTGATATTCCGCCATGAAAATGGTTCGAAGACCAATTATATTGATTCAAAACCAATCAAAATAAGTTCCGGTGGGAACCATACATTCATTTTAACGAATACAGGAATATTATACAGTGCTGGTGATAACACATACGGCCAATGTGCACATCCGATTAATCCTGAGTCTACTCATACTCTTGAATTTACAACAGTGGGTGGTAACAACAAGTGGAAAGATGTTAGCTGTGGATGGGAGTTTTCTATTCTAATGGATGATTCAGATGAGATATATGTGTGTGGTATAGGCATGAAGGGAGAATTGGGCCTTGGGAGTAATACCAAGAGAAGTGAGCTCATGAAGACGTCTTTCGAGCTCCCAAGTAGAATTATTGATCTAAAGTCCTCCATAAATCACACGATTATAAAATTAGCAAATGGTGATCTATACGGATGGGGAAACTGCAGAAAGGGACAATTAGGAAAACAAAAAGCTGTAGTTGTAAATAATAAGTCGAAGACACGCTCAATTGTCTGGGAACCTGAACGTCTACTGTTTGGCGAAATAGACTTACAAGCATACGATCTTGGTCGGGACTGTACAGTTATATTAAACagaaatcatcaaattaGCATCTACGGGAAAGGAGCCGAGACTTATGATTGTGGTGACAACGTTATAGATTTGAAATCCATGTGGTCGTCCAATCATTATTTGGTTGAAGACCAAAACCATTTGCAAACTATAAAATCAAGGGGCAACAACAGTCATGGCCAGCTATTTCCAAAAACCCGAATAGATTTTGCCAAATACGAGATCGGAAGTGAACATGGACTTGTACTAACCAAGCAGAATACGGTGTACGCTTGGGGATGGGGCGAGCACGGTAATTGTGGAATTCATACAGCTTCCGTAAACGAGAATAACttagaagaaaaagtcACCTTCGACTACTTGAATTGCTTGTATGATGGCGACGACCGGGTCATACTATTAGGCGCAGGATGTGCAACAAGTTGGTTATGTTTACAGACTAAGTAG
- a CDS encoding DEHA2C15752p (highly similar to uniprot|P32462 Saccharomyces cerevisiae YNL280C ERG24), whose translation MSILNPTTVHREFFGVPGSLAITLGLPTVITLFALITNEYYSVQGLSLDFNAIISQIPSNTKEWIELCFDFNCWAAYLTWFTVLVLLDYILPGKKLKGIELRDKSQLEYRINGKSMAGLLTVLLLSRLFVSNSYYLPELQFIYDNQLKLTLVTTIFSFLLAVFVYVCSFIPLTTPNKAGTKERILSINGNSGNIIYDWFIGRELNPRIGSWDIKLFCELRPGMLLWFLINLSCVHNQYHRLNKITDSLLLVNFLQAFYVFDGVLNEEGVLSMMDITTDGFGFMLSFGDLAWLPWSYSLQARYLALPENSLELGYIKVALILALSFTGYYIFHSSNKQKSDFRMGKLDHLNLKSIKTKTGSKLLCDGWWGISQHTNYFGDWLIGWSWCLPTGFQTLLTYFYVIYFGVLLVHRQTRDEAKCRLKYGKQWEEYEELVPYKIVPYVY comes from the coding sequence ATGTCAATTTTGAACCCAACTACAGTTCATCGGGAGTTTTTCGGGGTACCAGGATCGTTAGCGATTACCTTAGGACTTCCGACTGTTATAACGTTGTTTGCATTAATTACCAATGAGTATTATTCGGTGCAAGGTTTATCATTGGATTTTAATGCTATAATTTCTCAAATACCTTCAAATACAAAGGAATGGATTGAGTTatgttttgatttcaattgcTGGGCTGCTTACTTAACATGGTTTACCGTCTTGGTGTTATTGGACTATATCTTGCCAGGTAAGAAGCTTAAAGGTATAGAGTTAAGAGACAAAAGCCAATTGGAATATAGAATAAATGGGAAGCTGATGGCAGGATTATTGACTGTTCTTTTGTTAAGTAGGCTATTCGTATCTAATAGCTACTATTTACCCGAATTGCAGTTCATTTATGACAATCAATTAAAGTTAACTTTGGTCACTACgattttttcattcttgtTGGCAGTTTTTGTTTACGTTTGTTCATTTATTCCATTGACGACGCCAAATAAAGCAGGGACTAAGGAGAGAATATTATCGATCAATGGGAATTCAGGTAATATAATCTACGATTGGTTTATTGGTAGGGAATTAAATCCTCGTATTGGTTCGTGGGATATCAAACTATTCTGTGAGTTGAGACCTGGTATGTTATTATGgtttttgattaatttatcatGTGTGCATAACCAGTACCACAGGCTCAACAAAATCACTGATTCTTTATTGTTAGTGAATTTTTTGCAAGCTTTTTATGTTTTTGATGGTGTGTTGAACGAAGAAGGTgtattatcaatgatgGATATAACCACCGACGGGTTTGGGTTCATGTTAAGCTTTGGAGATTTGGCCTGGTTGCCTTGGTCCTATTCGTTACAAGCAAGATACTTAGCGTTGCCTGAAAACTCGTTGGAATTAGGCTATATTAAAGTTGCTTTAATTTTGGCTTTAAGTTTCACTGGTTACTACATATTCCACTCGTCAAACAAACAGAAATCGGACTTCAGAATGGGTAAATTAGACcacttgaatttgaaaagcaTTAAAACCAAAACTGGGTCAAAATTATTATGCGATGGCTGGTGGGGCATCTCACAACACACAAATTACTTCGGTGATTGGTTGATTGGGTGGTCATGGTGTTTACCTACTGGGTTTCAAACATTGTTAACCTATTTCTACGTTATTTATTTTGGGGTCTTACTAGTTCATAGACAGACGAGGGACGAAGCTAAATGTAGATTAAAGTATGGCAAGCAATGGGAAGAATACGAAGAGCTCGTTCCTTACAAAATTGTGCCTTACGTTTATTGA
- a CDS encoding DEHA2C15774p (some similarities with uniprot|P31380 Saccharomyces cerevisiae YAL019W FUN30 Protein), producing MSWYKDPSEDSAIQVEDSPKKESSYVQVPTSSPIHVKSSPTKSNNDLMPPSRTQINNGSGDNEDKERKLEAKRQAIRNHKDFPMVKRRFYYLQESDIFKGFVKGKGNLREITQWLTDNYNKAEILGRHEAELKRQRELGQEEKMKQEKERLLREYQRQEEINQRREQEEKERSEKEGQNIDDQYDDEDLSPIKVRGKARIKSAAPPPPPPPVLLESPEKQSSTKVHISKPKVSILDKYKYKPKQQPSIDQVFRPQEDIQPKRRKLVRASTVSSGDDSNRGSPVAATFNYQDQYVPKLKMTMNGHAVESDQSNRGDDGIVEDDDLEKLEEKIKANRRAAKASKNDRVIEVSDNDLEDDDMSDDMSEEDDDEGYKTGLTTIDSQILEFLNNASTQDIIEICNVPPKVSELIITKRPFQNIYVVAEDKFELPSENTEESGNEKKRRVQRKTLGQKIIENTEFSLKGYKAVDSLIKKCSEYGDLISKQMEKWGVTITGEGELEMVDLEPTQNAIEIEDKDDYEEEDEDIIVHHKSKSLTYIKEKPSLLPEDIDLKNYQQVGINWLNLLYRNNLSCILADEMGLGKTCQVISFMAHLKETETKKGPHLVIVPSSTLENWLREFNKFCPDLMVQAYYGSQSEREELRYDLQNSDYDVMVTTYNLATGAAPDFKFLRNQNFNMIVYDEGHMLKNSTSERYNKLMRLNAKYRLLLTGTPLQNNLKELVSLLAFMLPNLFNDKREDLQGLFNQKVSTVDSSEGNYNPLLSLQAIAKAKTMMTPFVLRRKKVQVLKHLPGKIHKIENCELTPTQRAIYDDYLNQGKRTRIERERRKKLSSKENEKAKKNAIPSSSNVMMSLRKASLHPLLFRTLFTDEKVAKMAKAIMNEPEYFDANQTYILEDMKVMADYELNNLCEKFPKTLSKFVLQDEDWLNGGKISKLIEILDKIINKKEKVLIFSLFTQMLDILEKVLTISNMKFLRLDGQTSVDTRQDLIDKFYDDETIPVFLLSTKAGGFGINLVAANHVIIFDQSFNPHDDKQAEDRAHRVGQTSEVVVTKLIAKNTIEENMLQLAENKLQLDQSISSNELTDSKFEEKAASLFEKLLFDN from the coding sequence ATGAGTTGGTATAAGGACCCATCAGAAGATAGTGCTATTCAGGTGGAAGATTCTCCAAAGAAGGAATCTTCTTACGTTCAAGTACCTACCTCATCACCAATCCATGTTAAATCGTCACCAACCAaatctaataatgatttaatgCCTCCAAGTAGAACTCAAATAAACAATGGTTCGGGCGATAATGAGgataaagaaagaaagCTTGAGGCTAAAAGACAAGCTATTAGAAACCATAAAGATTTTCCTATGGTGAAGAGAAGATTTTATTACTTGCAAGAAAGTGATATATTTAAGGGCTTTGTTAAAGGTAAAGGTAACCTCCGGGAAATAACACAGTGGTTAACAGACAACTACAATAAGGCTGAGATTTTAGGAAGACATGAAGCAGAACTCAAAAGACAACGAGAATTAGGTCAAGAGGAAAAGATGAAACAAGAGAAAGAAAGGTTATTAAGAGAATATCAACgtcaagaagaaataaaccAAAGAAGAGAACAAGaggaaaaagaaagatcTGAAAAGGAAGGTcagaatattgatgatcagtatgatgatgaagaccTTTCCCCTATTAAGGTAAGAGGTAAAGCCAGAATTAAGTCTGCTGCACCCCCACCTCCACCACCACCAgtattattggaatcaCCAGAGAAACAATCTTCTACCAAGGTCCATATATCCAAACCGAAAGTGTCAATTTTGGataagtataaatataaacCAAAGCAACAACCCAGTATTGACCAGGTTTTTAGACCTCAGGAAGATATTCAACCCAAAAGGAGAAAGCTTGTACGTGCATCCACTGTCAGCAGCGGCGATGACTCTAATAGAGGTTCTCCAGTAGCAGCAACCTTTAATTATCAAGATCAATACGTTCCTAAACTCAAGATGACTATGAACGGACATGCAGTAGAAAGTGATCAAAGTAATAGGGGGGATGATGGAATtgttgaagatgacgatttagaaaaattagaagaaaagatcAAAGCAAATAGAAGAGCTGCAAAAGCTTCGAAAAACGATAGAGTCATAGAGGTCagtgataatgatttagaaGACGATGACATGAGTGATGATATGtcagaagaagacgatgatgaaGGCTATAAGACTGGCTTGACCACTATTGATTCGcaaattttggaattcttgaataatgcTTCAACCCAGgatatcattgaaatttgtaATGTTCCACCTAAGGTCTCAGAATTGATTATTACCAAGAGAccatttcaaaatatctatGTGGTCGctgaagataaatttgagTTACCAAGCGAAAATACAGAAGAGAGTGGTAATGAAAAGAAGAGGAGGGTGCAAAGGAAGACTTTAGGTcagaaaattattgaaaacacAGAATTTAGTTTGAAGGGGTATAAGGCagttgattcattaattaagaAATGTTCTGAATACGGTGACTTAATTTCCAAACAAATGGAAAAATGGGGTGTCACAATTACTGGTGAAGGCGAGCTTGAAATGGTGGACCTTGAACCTACTCAAAATGCgattgaaattgaagataaagatGACTACGAAGAAGAGGACGAAGATATTATTGTACACCATAAAAGTAAAAGCCTAACATATATTAAAGAGAAACCATCATTATTACCagaagatattgatttgaagaaCTATCAACAAGTTGGGATTAACTGGCTTAATCTATTATATCGTAACAATTTATCATGTATTTTAGCTGACGAAATGGGTTTAGGTAAAACCTGCCAGGTCATTTCTTTTATGGCGCATTTAAAGGAAACTGAAACCAAGAAGGGCCCTCACTTGGTTATTGTACCATCGTCAACTTTAGAAAATTGGCTTAgagaatttaataaattctgtCCTGATTTGATGGTCCAAGCTTACTACGGGTCTCAAAGcgaaagagaagaattaaGATATGACTTACAGAATAGTGATTATGATGTTATGGTTACGACTTATAATCTAGCCACAGGAGCTGCACCAGATTTTAAGTTCTTGAGAAATCAGAATTTTAACATGATAGTGTACGATGAAGGACatatgttgaaaaattctaCTTCCGAAAGatacaataaattaatgagACTTAATGCAAAGTATCGTTTATTATTAACAGGTACACCGTTACAAAACaatttaaaagaattagtTTCACTTTTAGCGTTCATGTTGCCAAATCTTTTCAACGATAAGCGTGAAGATCTCCAAGGATTATTCAATCAGAAAGTTTCAACTGTTGATTCATCTGAAGGTAATTATAACCCATTATTGTCGTTGCAAGCCATAGCTAAAGCGAAAACAATGATGACCCCCTTTGTATTAAGACGTAAAAAGGTACAGGTTTTGAAGCATTTACCGGGAAAAATTCAcaagattgaaaattgtGAATTGACTCCTACTCAGCGAGCCATTTACGACgattatttgaatcaaGGAAAGAGAACCAGAATTGAAAGagagagaagaaagaagttGTCaagtaaagaaaatgaaaaagcAAAAAAGAATGCCATCCCATCAAGTTCAAATGTTATGATGTCATTAAGAAAGGCTTCATTACatccattattattcagAACATTATTCACGGATGAAAAGGTTGCCAAAATGGCTAAGGCTATCATGAACGAAccagaatattttgatgcTAATCAAACTTACATATTGGAAGATATGAAAGTCATGGCAGATTATGAGTTAAATAATCTTTGTGAGAAATTTCCGAAGACATTAAGCAAGTTTGTTTTACAAGACGAGGACTGGCTCAATGGTGGTAAAATCTCAAAGCTAATCGAGATCTTGGACAAAATtataaacaagaaagaaaaagtgttaattttttcattgtTCACTCAAATGTTGGACATACTAGAAAAAGTGTTGACCATTTCTAACATGAAGTTTTTGAGATTGGACGGACAAACAAGTGTTGATACAAGACAAGATTTAATCGATAAATTTTATGATGATGAGACAATTCCAGTATTTTTATTGTCTACCAAAGCCGGAGGTTTTGGTATCAATTTAGTGGCAGCAAATCATGTTATAATATTTGACCAATCGTTCAATCCCCATGATGACAAGCAAGCAGAAGATAGAGCTCATAGAGTCGGTCAAACAAGCGAAGTTGTTGTGACAAAGTTGATTGCCAAAAATACAATTGAAGAGAACATGTTACAATTGGCGGAAAATAAATTGCAATTAGATCAATCTATCAGTAGTAATGAACTCACTGATTCCAAATTCGAAGAGAAAGCAGCTTCCCTTTTTGAAAAGCTCTTATTCGATAATTGA
- a CDS encoding DEHA2C15796p (similar to uniprot|P32860 Saccharomyces cerevisiae YKL040C NFU1 and CA3222|IPF15883 Candida albicans) — translation MFMAKRAFTAPFMRFPQISRSIINSTRNLFIQTMETPNEHALKFLPSMQIMKENETREFLSGREAACSPLALKLFSIDGIKSIMFGSNFITIEKANEDLHWSLLKPEIFSILTEFLNNGTPILNEESELTDDMEISEDDDETVTMIKELIFTRIRPAIQDDGGDIEFVSFAEDNGTVYLRLKGACRSCDSSSVTLKNGIESMLKYYIEEVTTVEQVNDEDTTEIVEKFKSEDIHLKPSPRDDPPSL, via the coding sequence ATGTTTATGGCAAAAAGAGCATTTACTGCTCCATTTATGAGGTTTCCCCAAATAAGCCGTTCGATAATCAATAGTACCCGTAATTTATTCATCCAAACGATGGAAACACCAAACGAACATGCATTAAAGTTCTTGCCATCTATGCAAATCATGAAGGAGAATGAAACCAGAGAGTTTTTAAGTGGTAGAGAGGCAGCTTGTAGTCCGTTAGCATTAAAGTTGTTTTCGATTGATGgaataaaatcaatcatGTTTGGATCGAATTTCATTACTATTGAAAAGGCAAATGAAGATTTACATTGGTCGTTGTTAAAGCCCGAGATCTTTTCCATTTTGActgaatttttgaataatggaACACCTATTCTTAATGAAGAATCAGAGTTAACTGATGATATGGAGATCAgcgaagatgatgatgaaactgTTACTATgattaaagaattaattttcaCTAGAATAAGACCAGCCATCCAGGATGATGGAGGAGACATCGAATTTGTTAGCTTTGCTGAAGATAATGGGACAGTTTATCTCAGATTAAAGGGTGCGTGCAGATCGTGTGATTCGTCATCGGTTACATTAAAGAATGGTATCGAGAGtatgttgaaatattacatTGAGGAAGTCACCACTGTCGAACAAGTGAATGACGAAGATACGACAGagattgttgaaaaattcaagtcaGAAGACATACATTTAAAACCTAGTCCAAGAGACGATCCTCCTAGTTTGTAA
- a CDS encoding DEHA2C15818p (similar to CA0754|IPF15880 Candida albicans), with protein sequence MLVQNRDSDGSDIAAKRQYGGGESITGANNDAGNDVSDEGNVTDDLVNKTQNLALNEGEIGEDPVKGGQDQLHSERQYETNKHDNKYNTFEGYVRDNGRVGDVSAKGSGGEKFLQSLNNCLFKETGDQADNFPLKIYVGEGHKDEANECIGDDSFKFTRESEISFTNKGDADRVVTKLLDCGIEVTFTYADFISHPGNLFIKNLSDELINYDALFEYFQEKSRYQSLVDINIFNSVEDDIFAILKFSNYLDVDHILKNLDASKNPFNVNENVPIYLNKYISKKERKLKYTENSAVSENINNYNTIVIENLSDFLNSYNPDMSTIETFLSKFEIFNKIESIYFPIIQTTDNNFNLLNFGFINFEINENLNINVLKCLYYLNDLSFTNFMKFGPDDAYNIEQDLCKPDLVPSTDHINLRVSIGQHKHNHYLYQCQTNQLLCLQNNKLLLKYLDIPYYNILLNSFSKFVNYQETNIYVNNLPVIFENDDRLWEEFWLQFGNCIKSAKIIKPQFYSKKNEVELGKIGFVFYKDFKMALRAILLTNNKLISFGNFKKVFVQTSFAIQKNNHNHQRPSLPSNYYQAHNQSNKYSKRFSLPTITDYNYFLQPPSVPVPPPTAPAGNPSDYINFYNPYMYQFNYPYVPFDKDLSPNDDSNYPENISPPLNYYYQPYYQFPSSNNYQPLSTPPTSPVFKSKKTNKPKYN encoded by the coding sequence ATGCTTGTACAAAACAGAGATTCAGACGGTTCCGATATTGCCGCCAAGAGGCAGTATGGTGGTGGCGAAAGTATAACAGGAGCAAATAATGACGCTGGAAATGATGTGAGTGATGAAGGCAATGTTACAGATGACTTGGTTAATAAAACACAAAATTTGGCTTTGAATGAAGGGGAAATTGGGGAAGACCCAGTTAAAGGTGGTCAAGATCAACTCCATAGCGAGAGGCAATATGAGACGAATAAACATGACAATAAATACAATACTTTTGAAGGATATGTGAGAGATAACGGTAGAGTAGGTGACGTACTGGCTAAGGGGTCTGGGGGTGAGAAATTCTTACAATCATTAAACAACTGCTTGTTTAAGGAAACTGGAGATCAAGCAGATAATTTTCCGTTGAAAATCTACGTTGGTGAGGGGCACAAAGATGAGGCAAATGAGTGTATTGGGGACGATAGTTTCAAGTTCACCAGGGAACTGGAAATTTCGTTCACCAATAAAGGGGATGCAGACCGTGTGGTTACAAAATTGTTGGACTGCGGAATTGAGGTTACATTTACCTACGCAGATTTTATTTCGCATCCGGGGAACTTATTCATCAAAAACCTCTCCGACGAGCTTATCAATTACGATGCGCTTTTCGAATACTTTCAAGAGAAGAGCAGGTATCAGTCGCTTGTTGAcatcaacattttcaatagtGTTGAGgatgatatatttgcaatcttgaaatttctGAATTACCTCGACGTTGAtcatattttgaagaatcttGATGCTAGTAAGAACCCTTTCAATGTAAACGAGAATGTGCCTATTTATTTGAACAAGTATATTAGCAAGAAGGAAAGGAAGTTGAAATATACCGAAAATTCAGCAGTttctgaaaatattaataattataatacaaTTGTCATCGAGAACTTGAGTGATTTCTTGAACAGTTACAATCCTGATATGTCGACGATTGAAACATTCTTATCCAAATtcgaaatatttaataagatTGAAAGCATATATTTCCCAATTATCCAAACGACTGATAACAACTTCAACCTCTTGAATTTTGGGTTTATTAATTTCGAGATAAATgagaatttgaatattaatgTGTTGAAATGTTTGTACTATCTTAACGACTTGTCTTTTACAAACTTCATGAAGTTTGGCCCCGACGATGCGTACAATATAGAGCAGGACTTGTGTAAGCCTGATCTCGTGCCATCGACTGATCACATCAATCTCAGAGTTTCAATTGGACAACATAAacataatcattatttgtacCAATGTCAAacaaatcaattattatgTTTGCAAAATAACAAGTTATTGTTGAAGTATCTTGATATTCCGTACTATAACATTTTgttaaattcattttctaaatttgTCAATTACCAAGAGACAAATATATATGTCAATAACCTCCCTGTTATATTCGAAAATGACGATCGGTTGTGGGAGGAGTTTTGGTTGCAATTCGGTAATTGCATCAAATCAGCTAAAATTATTAAGCCCCAGTTTTATTCGAAAAAGAATGAAGTTGAATTAGGAAAGATTGGTTTTGTCTTTTAtaaagatttcaaaatgGCGTTGAGAGCAATATTATTAACTAACAACAAATTAATAAGCTTTGGAAATTTTAAGAAAGTTTTTGTTCAAACATCGTTTGCAATACAAAAGAATAATCACAACCACCAAAGACCATCGTTAccttcaaattattatcaagcACATAACCAATCAAATAAGTATTCAAAGAGATTTAGTTTACCTACAATAACCGACTATAACTATTTCCTTCAACCGCCTTCAGTTCCAGTTCCACCACCTACTGCACCAGCGGGAAATCCGTCCGATTACATTAATTTTTACAATCCATATATGTATCAGTTCAATTATCCATATGTGCCATTTGATAAGGATTTAAGTCCAAACGATGATTCGAACTACCCagaaaatatttcaccTCCATTaaactattattatcaacCATATTACCAATTCCCTTCTTCGAATAATTATCAACCATTGTCTACTCCTCCTACATCTCCAGTATTCAAACTGAAAAAGAcaaataaaccaaaatatAACTGa
- a CDS encoding DEHA2C15840p (similar to CA0755|IPF14861 Candida albicans): protein MIVTKQENINGDDYQIVISIDKHDKSSINVYVNEMTNTSVGSYVYSINDKKSGQIYSSVLQDHSSNIVTEQARNLGYLVVKKYCRPSYTNINGQISDYPQVLKVVFNLLDESI, encoded by the coding sequence ATGATTGTCACGAAACAGGAGAATATAAATGGAGATGATTATCAGATAGTGATCAGCATTGATAAGCATGACAAGTCCAGCATCAACGTCTACGTAAATGAAATGACAAACACAAGTGTTGGAAGCTACGTCTATTCGATAAATGACAAGAAATCGGGCCAAATATATTCCAGTGTGCTCCAGGATCACTCTAGCAACATAGTAACGGAGCAAGCGAGGAATTTAGGCTACTTAGTGGTGAAAAAATACTGCAGGCCCAGCTATACGAACATAAACGGGCAGATCAGTGATTATCCACAGGTATTGAAGGTAGTGTTCAATTTATTGGACGAGAGTATTTAG